The DNA window GGCATCAAACCTCTGAACATGAGTGCTAGGACACATCATCAAAAGGCCTCATGCCTATGCTGTTTATTTGGCCTTCCAAAGCAAatttttggccactgtgtgaaaaagtaTGCTGGGCTAAGTGGAccgctggtctaatccagcactTTCTTATGAAAGACTCGTACAGCACTTTTGGGATAATTAATATCTCCTATTTTCTGTAATTTCAATATATAATTTCTAACAATctttaaagcatattttaaacattttgggCTTCTTTCCCCAAAGCCTGGCTTAAAGATTGCGCGTCATGCTGGTCACCACGAACTGTTTGTGTCTGCCATCCTTCAATAAAGGTTCTTGATGAATATTGTAGTCATAAAGTACATCCACAGCATAAAGCTTAAGTGACTAGAATTTTCCAAAAGATAATGCATactgctttttattattttttaaaatcatgctgAAGTGAGAACTTTTATTAATCCACCAGTGAACAGCAACCAATTACCTGCTGATAACAGGTTGACATCTTCCTTACAGGGGTTGCAAATCTGAGCCCAAAGAAAACACAGAAAAGTGGGAATGTGAAGCCTCTGGCTGGCTTTATTagaacaggaaatttacaaatgAAAGACTCAGCGGTAACGGTGAAGTTGCAAGGTGTTGCGTCGTCTCCAGGCAGCACGGCGGGAACCACCAATGGTATGGTGGAACTTGTGGCCTTTTCCAAGGCcacggctctttctgccagcagAGGTCAACCCGCGCATCTCTCTGTGCTTGTGGACTGGCTTGGTGATCCATTGGGTGTCAGGATTGCGCCTGATAGCCTTGTGGAAGGGGTCAATCAGAATGACCTCAAAGAATTTGTATGTGGAGTCTTCACCCACCCAGTAGGAGTTTAGTACTCTCAAGGCTCCACAGTGGCGGCCAGCACGCTCCTAAGTGGGGAAGCAAAAACAGAGCTCAGAAACAGAGGAACACAAAAGAAGcctaacaaaaaagaaagaaaagctcaAGAATCTAACCAAGGGATCCCAGTTCAACTGTAGGACTCGTATTTTGAACGATGACAGGTTAACTAGTTCAGATGCTGAAAACCATGCAAAAGGAAGTGGAATGTTCAGTTATAACGTTCAAAACTACACCAGCCAAAGAAGGCAAAGACTTTTCTGGGGAAGGGAGCCCTCTATTATAAGGATGGGGGCTGAATATTACATGTCTTTATCTTTCCATTTCCAATGAAGCACCCATGAGTCAGCACTATTGTAGAATGAACCACTGCTAGCTACTTCACTAGAGCATTACACACCACAgctaatggcaaaaaaaaaaaaaagacaaacacAAGCACAATACTGGGCAGGTACGTGAATAAAGTGGCAACCCTCACAGTAATTTAGTGTGGCGTTTATATAGTCCGTGATACCGCCATGCTTGTGGTTTG is part of the Euleptes europaea isolate rEulEur1 chromosome 11, rEulEur1.hap1, whole genome shotgun sequence genome and encodes:
- the RPL15 gene encoding 60S ribosomal protein L15, which encodes MGAYKYIQELWRKKQSDVMRFLLRVRCWQYRQLSALHRAPRPTRPDKARRLGYKAKQGYVIYRIRVRRGGRKRPVPKGATYGKPVHHGVNQLKFARSLQSVAEERAGRHCGALRVLNSYWVGEDSTYKFFEVILIDPFHKAIRRNPDTQWITKPVHKHREMRGLTSAGRKSRGLGKGHKFHHTIGGSRRAAWRRRNTLQLHRYR